In the Sphingobacterium sp. PCS056 genome, GTTATACCTTTACCCATATTATTTATTTCAAAAATTATTGTAACATTGTGATTAAGAATTCCGTCTAATAAGCGAATGTCAGTTTTAAAAAGAAATATTTATTTATTTTTGAAAAACGATTAAACCCTTATCAGAAATCTGGGTCTAAGATAGTAAATTAGACTGTATTGTCGAACATAACGACTTAGTATATTATGAAAAAAAATAGTTTTTTACTCGGCGCTATTGTGATTTCAGGAGCCCTAACATTAGGTTCTTGTACTACTAGCAGACAAATCACCCATAGTGATGATGTCTATAATAATAATGCCCAGGCAAGACAAGCTTACCAAAGTCCTGACTATTACTACACGGATGAAAGCGAAGTGAATCAAGGCCAAGATAATGGATATTATAGTGATGATTATTCTGATCAGGAATATGAGGAAGGAAGATATGAAGATTTGGAATATGCAAATCGAATCAATCGCTTCTATTATTCTTCTCCAGGAATGACGTACTTTGACCCTTTCTTTGATCCATGGTATGGTATGGGTATGGGTTACGGAGGTTGGTATGGTCCATCTTTTGGATTTGGTTACGGTGGCGGAGGTTGGTCATTGGGACTAGGTTTTGGCTTCGGTCATGGATGGGGGTATAATCCTTGGTATCCAGGATGGGGATACGGCGGCTATTGGGGCGGCGGATACGGCAATTATTGGGGTGGTGGATATGGTAATTATTGGGGTGGTGGATATGGTGCTCCTTATTGGGGGAACCACAGATCTCGTCAGTTAGCGTCTCGTAGCGTTTATCGCGACAACTATAATACACGTTCTGGATCTAACGGACGGTATAGTGATGCCGGCAGAACATCAGGACGTACACGCTCAAATACTGTTGTATCGAGAGATGCAAATGGTAGAATCAGTACGGTAGGTAGAACGCGTTCATCTGCTTCAAGCAATAATCCAAACGACACAAGAACAGGTAGAACACGTATCGGATCAAGCAACACTAACCGTGGTGACTACAATAGTAACGGTGTGGGCAGAACAAGATCAACTCGCTCAGATAATTATGATAACAATACAAATGGCGGTGTAAGCAGAACGCGCTCAACAAGTACAAATAGAGCACAATATAACACACCGACAAGAAGTACAAGCAGAGATAACTACCAAGAATCAAGAACACGTAGTAGCGAACCTGTACGTTCATCACAACCAACCATGAGAACGCAATCTAGTGGTGGTTTTAATAGCGGAGGTGGTGCAACACGTTCATCTGGAGGAGGCGGCGGTGGCGGCGCAACACGTAGCAGTGGCGGAGGACGTACAAGATAAATAAGATCAATAAAAAGAGTGATTGAGCCCAATTCAATCACTCTTTCATTACTACTATAACAATTAAACTATATGACTATTAAAAAAATACTTTTTGGAAGTGTACTAGCTATAGGTATGGTTGGCACTGCAAAAGCCCAGTATACGGAAGACGCTCTTTTATTTTCTCAAGGAGATAATGGAGGAACAGCTCGTTTCAAGGCTATGGGTGGTGCATCAACAGCATTAGGTGGTGATATCAGTTCAATTACCGGCAACCCCGCTGGATTGGGTTTCTATAATCAATCTGATGCTTCGGCAACACTACGTTACCAATATAATAAAAACAAGGTAAACTACTTTGGTCGTAAAAGTGATAGTAAAACAGATAACTTCAATATAGATAATGGTGGTGTTGTATTTCACCTACCGACTGTCCGTTATGGTGGAGATCTAACAAAGGGTTGGTTAAACTTTAATGTTGGTATCGCCTACAACCGTACGAATCTTTTTGACAACAAATTAGATTACAGTGGAATAAACACCGATAATTCTATCACGCACGCCTATGCTGATCGAATGATCGATACCGATGGTTCTGCTTGGTCAAATGACTTTTATCGTTCATTTATGTTTGAAGAAGCATATGACAAACAAGGAAAATTTTATTTTCCATTGGCAGAAGATAAAAATAGTGAACAACTTAATTCCGTATGGAGTAAAGGAGGAAAATCAGAAACAGCTTTATCTTTTGGTTCAAACTACAGTAATAAATTTTACATCGGTGCTACATTCAGTTTAACTGATTTTCGTTACGAAAAATCTGCTGTATTTACAGAATACGGTATGACAAAAACAGCAGCAGGTATCTCAGCTTTAAATCCAAATTCTGACTATCTAAAACCAGATAAGGAAGAATCTAAATTTGTAGATGTAGATTATGAATTGTTTGATCATTATGGTCAAGTAACACAAGGATCTGGTTTTGATTTCAAACTAGGAATGATCTATAAGCCCACGCCTTCACTTAGTTTAGGATTTACGGCTAAGACACCTACGTTCTTATCGATCACTGACGAATCTACAGCGTACACTGACATCAACTATTTTAGACCTAATGAAGAAACTTCATTTTCGACTTTTAAATCTGACTATTACGACAGTTCTTACGACTACAATTTACAAACTCCATACAAATTATCCGCAGGTGTAACTCAATATTTAGGAGCAGGTCTACTAACTGCTGAGGTAGAATTTGTGGATTATGCAAGTATGCGTTGGAGAGATGTCAATAGCAATAGAATAACAGAAAAACGTATGAATGATAATATCAAAGAAACTTATCAAGCAGCATTCAATGTACGCTTAGGTGGTGAGGTATTATTTGATCAAACATTCAGCGGTAGAGCGGGTTTCAACTTTAATGGTAATCCTTATAAAAATGCGGACTATAAGACTTATGGTATCTCAGCAGGTGTAGGAGCCAAATTAGGCGGAGGTGTTTATCTTGACTTAACAGGCGTTTATAATGCCAATAATTATAAAGAGAGTCCTTATAAAATTACTTATGAAGGTGACTGGAATACTGTCAGCCCACGTGCTGATATTAAAAACAGTAGAACGAACGTCATGTTAACAATAGGATCAAAGTTCTAAGGAGTTACTTTTATACAAAAAAAGCTTCTATTTTTAATGGAATAGAAATGCCCCAAAAAGCTAGACACTTTTTGGGGCATTTTTTATTATAATGGAAAGACTTAAACTTGCTCTACTTTTCTTCTTACGAATAAGTTATAGTTTTCATGTTTATCCACATAGATTTCTTCTCCTTCTTCAATAAAACCATCTAATGCGACAGCATCATACCACACCCCCTCAATCTCGATCTTACCTGAAGGACGTAATACTGTTTTTGCTATCCCCACCTTATTTAAGAGGTTGGATTTTAATATGGAAGAAGTGTACCCTTCTTCTGATTTTTGTTCTTCTTTCAGCACAAGACGTCTAAAAATAGGAGCTTTTAACAAACTCTTTCCAAATATAACCATCAATACGACAGATAGTATCATGGCTCCTATAACTAATAAAAATGAATTGAATAACATACCTGGATAAGCGAGTTTAAAATCTAAAAAATCATTGGCAACGAGACTAAACGTCAGACCGCAAATAACGAAAATTATTCCTAAAATCCCGGCAATTCCAAAACCAGGTATTATAAAAACTTCTAAAAAGAGAAGCACAAGACCAACGACAAAAATTGCTATTTCCCAATTGGCGGCTAAACCTTGTATGTAAAGCGGAGCAAAAAACAACAGCGCGGCTACAATGGCGACTGCAATGGCAAATCCTAATCCTGGCGCCTGCATTTCAGCATAGATACCCCCTATGATCAACAAAATCAAAACTCCACTCACAGCTGGATTAATTAAAAAACTGATGATATGGTCGATTGTTCCTTTGCGATATACGGTCTCTTGCACTTGATTTAAATTCAGATCCTTATAGATCATCTCCCGGTTGGCAACTTCTGCTTTTGCTAATCCAAATTTCACAGCTTCACTACTGGTCAATGTAAGTAACTGACCATCTTTTTTGATATGAGGTAAAGAGACATTGGGATCAACAAATGATTCAGCTAATTGTGGATCACGCTTTTTAACTTCAGCAGTTGCGCGCATCAAACCCCGCATATAGGATTGGTATTTCTCAGGAAGCACCTCCCCTTTGGCATTCACCACGCTTGCTGCTCCAATACTGCCGCCCGGATGAATATAAATATAATCACTGGCTAGGGAAATCAAAGCTCCCGCGGATGCCGCATTATTATTAATATAAACAATCGTTTTGATTTTAGAATCGAGTAATTTACTCCTTATCGAATCTGCAAAATTTAAGGCACCACCATAGGTATTCAATTCCATTAATACATAATCTACCTTTTTACTCTGTGCACTGTCATAAACTTGCTTAACAGTACGCCAAGAACTTGGCCCTATATCATCCTTTAATTCAAATACATATACCTTTTGAGCAAAACTTGAGGAGAATAATACCAAGCTTAAAAAGACTGTTATTAAAAATGATTTACTAATTTTGCTTTCCATAAATAAGATTATTAAAAAAATAAACGAGCGATTAATACATTTGCTATGTCTAAATATACTATTTCTAACGCATTTTCTCAAACATTCAGATTTCCGATCTGGAAAATAGAAATAGATGAAAAGAGTAAATTAATCGCAATAGAGTGCCGTGATCCCCAAAATACCTTACCATATATTAGTGTTATGGATTTTGATGGACTGGTGCATTTGGATCATTATATCTTGCCTGAAAAGGAATGGACATTGACCGCTATACAAGGTAAAAAAGTCATTTTGAAAAAAGTATCGGAAAATAGCCCGGTATCGCCAGGACTATGGATGATCGATTATACCAATCCTACTACGACCTCTTTGTTTCATCAGTATCAATATTTAGGTATACTGAATGGCTATATCCAAATGAGGCCCCAGCATATCACGTCTGGGTTTGAGCTCTACTTTTC is a window encoding:
- a CDS encoding OmpP1/FadL family transporter, whose product is MTIKKILFGSVLAIGMVGTAKAQYTEDALLFSQGDNGGTARFKAMGGASTALGGDISSITGNPAGLGFYNQSDASATLRYQYNKNKVNYFGRKSDSKTDNFNIDNGGVVFHLPTVRYGGDLTKGWLNFNVGIAYNRTNLFDNKLDYSGINTDNSITHAYADRMIDTDGSAWSNDFYRSFMFEEAYDKQGKFYFPLAEDKNSEQLNSVWSKGGKSETALSFGSNYSNKFYIGATFSLTDFRYEKSAVFTEYGMTKTAAGISALNPNSDYLKPDKEESKFVDVDYELFDHYGQVTQGSGFDFKLGMIYKPTPSLSLGFTAKTPTFLSITDESTAYTDINYFRPNEETSFSTFKSDYYDSSYDYNLQTPYKLSAGVTQYLGAGLLTAEVEFVDYASMRWRDVNSNRITEKRMNDNIKETYQAAFNVRLGGEVLFDQTFSGRAGFNFNGNPYKNADYKTYGISAGVGAKLGGGVYLDLTGVYNANNYKESPYKITYEGDWNTVSPRADIKNSRTNVMLTIGSKF
- a CDS encoding NfeD family protein; this translates as MESKISKSFLITVFLSLVLFSSSFAQKVYVFELKDDIGPSSWRTVKQVYDSAQSKKVDYVLMELNTYGGALNFADSIRSKLLDSKIKTIVYINNNAASAGALISLASDYIYIHPGGSIGAASVVNAKGEVLPEKYQSYMRGLMRATAEVKKRDPQLAESFVDPNVSLPHIKKDGQLLTLTSSEAVKFGLAKAEVANREMIYKDLNLNQVQETVYRKGTIDHIISFLINPAVSGVLILLIIGGIYAEMQAPGLGFAIAVAIVAALLFFAPLYIQGLAANWEIAIFVVGLVLLFLEVFIIPGFGIAGILGIIFVICGLTFSLVANDFLDFKLAYPGMLFNSFLLVIGAMILSVVLMVIFGKSLLKAPIFRRLVLKEEQKSEEGYTSSILKSNLLNKVGIAKTVLRPSGKIEIEGVWYDAVALDGFIEEGEEIYVDKHENYNLFVRRKVEQV